In one Agathobacter rectalis ATCC 33656 genomic region, the following are encoded:
- a CDS encoding extracellular solute-binding protein produces the protein MKRLIAATLVAAMGVSLLTGCGVSNKSHDNTQVGTTENSSDKAKNKEVKMHVWCSKDDVDITTQMIESFKEANKGTDFNIIIEESEDSDARDNILSNVHNGADVFPIADDQITSMVAGGALYEIEDVDAVKKANDESAVEAATIDGKLYGYPLTADNGYFMYYNKNYFSDSDVATLDGMLDIAGANGKYLTMDWSSGWYLYSFFGNTGLDFGVNDDGVTNHCNWNAIITDIKGVDIAQAMLDIAAKPGFKNCVQDDFIAGVQDGSIIAGVSGCWNAAKIKELWGDDYGAVKLPTYTCAGQQIQMSSFKGYKYMAVNAYTKYPEWANKLAQWFTNEDNQKLRFEMKNVGPANKAAAADDAVKKVPAIMAVMDQAQYGKLQRVGNSYWDAATEFGEKMAAGNPDNTDLQEIMDNLVAGITQSVAE, from the coding sequence ATGAAGAGGTTAATAGCTGCAACACTTGTGGCTGCCATGGGGGTTTCATTACTTACAGGATGCGGAGTATCAAATAAATCACATGACAATACTCAGGTGGGTACGACGGAGAATTCTTCGGATAAAGCGAAGAATAAGGAAGTAAAGATGCATGTGTGGTGTTCGAAGGATGATGTGGATATTACTACACAGATGATTGAAAGCTTCAAGGAGGCTAATAAAGGAACTGATTTTAATATAATTATCGAGGAGTCAGAGGATTCTGATGCCAGAGATAATATATTATCAAATGTGCATAATGGTGCGGATGTATTCCCTATAGCGGATGACCAGATAACTTCTATGGTAGCGGGAGGCGCTCTTTATGAGATAGAGGATGTGGATGCCGTTAAAAAGGCTAACGATGAAAGTGCGGTTGAGGCTGCCACTATCGATGGCAAATTATATGGATATCCGCTGACCGCTGACAATGGATATTTTATGTATTACAATAAGAATTATTTCTCAGACAGCGATGTGGCTACGCTTGATGGCATGCTCGACATTGCAGGGGCAAATGGTAAGTACTTGACTATGGACTGGAGCTCAGGCTGGTATCTGTATTCATTTTTTGGAAATACAGGGCTTGATTTTGGCGTGAATGATGATGGTGTGACAAACCACTGCAACTGGAATGCTATCATCACGGACATCAAGGGTGTTGATATAGCACAGGCTATGCTTGATATTGCGGCTAAGCCGGGCTTTAAGAACTGTGTACAGGACGATTTTATTGCAGGAGTACAGGACGGAAGTATTATTGCCGGTGTCAGCGGATGCTGGAATGCAGCAAAAATCAAGGAATTATGGGGCGATGATTATGGTGCTGTAAAGCTGCCTACATACACATGTGCCGGACAGCAGATTCAGATGTCATCGTTTAAAGGTTATAAATATATGGCTGTAAATGCATACACCAAGTATCCTGAGTGGGCAAATAAGCTTGCCCAGTGGTTTACAAACGAGGATAACCAGAAGCTCCGCTTTGAGATGAAGAATGTAGGCCCTGCCAATAAAGCGGCAGCCGCAGATGATGCGGTCAAAAAGGTTCCTGCTATTATGGCTGTTATGGATCAGGCACAGTACGGAAAGCTCCAAAGAGTTGGAAATTCTTACTGGGATGCTGCGACGGAGTTTGGCGAAAAAATGGCGGCCGGTAATCCTGATAATACAGATCTTCAGGAGATAATGGATAATCTTGTTGCGGGGATAACACAATCTGTAGCTGAGTAG
- a CDS encoding methyl-accepting chemotaxis protein yields MKLDSKKSKAAVKNSAVKQKKVKAKAANPAKAPKVKKTLNTKKAQKVNNKPKIKGKKKLSTKLILIPVFIVGFVSVISSGLSLKNLSKVNDAASQIVDTSMVGTEMLNDIEMETVNIHTLALSHIISTDLSSMIDIVSEVRNHEEKLKQLLDDYNPYVTLETKRNYRIICENYTSLVKECGNVMAYSAAGKNEEAYKTANGSIAKYTNNIEKAISSMREHVNSVTQEERKSLESTYRASVVTCTFTIAVSIIALLFVVFAVVTMVIKPLLRTQKEINGIIVNIDNKKGDLTQRVTPINNAEVDAVGKGINVFMTKLQAIFKAVVTNSARMERVVDDVRQSVQTSNSSVSDLSALTEELSATMQDISENASVINTNTDNVAKEVELIAEKTDELTGYTKDMKAHAQSMESVARTNMESTDRKVSEILEVLQKAIEDSNSVKQVNSLTNDILNIASQTNLLALNASIEAARAGEAGRGFAVVASEISQLAAASQEAANNIQRINAVVTNSVNNLSDNANGLVSYINDSILPEFERFVESGVEYNDKASFIEGTMTDFKEKTDSLKQSMLEISSSINTISHAINEGVNGVVSAADSTQLIVEDMDNISHKMDENYEIADSLKKETSIFIKLD; encoded by the coding sequence ATGAAATTAGATTCAAAAAAAAGTAAAGCCGCTGTTAAAAATAGCGCAGTAAAACAAAAAAAGGTGAAAGCAAAAGCAGCAAATCCTGCAAAAGCACCAAAAGTTAAAAAAACTCTCAACACAAAAAAAGCTCAAAAGGTTAATAACAAACCAAAGATCAAGGGAAAGAAAAAGTTAAGTACAAAATTGATACTTATTCCTGTTTTCATTGTAGGCTTTGTAAGTGTTATTTCAAGTGGCTTATCTCTTAAAAATTTATCAAAGGTAAATGATGCGGCTTCTCAGATTGTGGACACCTCAATGGTTGGCACGGAGATGCTTAATGATATTGAGATGGAGACCGTGAATATTCATACACTGGCACTGTCTCATATTATATCGACAGATCTATCATCAATGATTGATATTGTAAGTGAAGTGAGAAATCACGAGGAAAAGCTAAAGCAGCTCCTTGATGATTATAATCCTTATGTAACCTTGGAGACCAAGAGAAACTATAGAATTATCTGTGAAAACTATACAAGCCTGGTCAAGGAGTGTGGCAATGTAATGGCCTATTCTGCCGCCGGTAAAAACGAGGAAGCGTATAAAACGGCAAATGGCTCTATTGCAAAATATACTAATAACATTGAAAAAGCTATTTCGTCAATGCGTGAGCATGTCAATTCTGTTACACAGGAGGAGAGAAAGAGCCTCGAAAGTACTTATCGCGCATCTGTTGTCACATGTACATTTACTATTGCAGTAAGTATAATTGCATTACTGTTTGTTGTTTTTGCTGTTGTCACCATGGTTATCAAGCCTCTGCTTCGTACACAGAAGGAAATCAACGGCATCATAGTCAATATTGATAACAAGAAGGGCGATTTGACACAGAGGGTTACTCCTATCAACAATGCTGAGGTTGACGCCGTAGGCAAGGGCATCAATGTCTTTATGACAAAGCTGCAGGCTATATTCAAGGCTGTTGTCACCAACTCGGCCAGGATGGAGAGGGTTGTTGATGATGTGCGTCAGAGTGTTCAGACAAGCAACAGCAGTGTGTCCGATCTTTCGGCTTTAACAGAGGAGCTGTCTGCTACCATGCAGGATATCTCTGAAAATGCATCTGTTATCAATACCAACACAGATAATGTGGCAAAAGAGGTTGAGCTTATTGCTGAAAAGACAGATGAACTGACCGGATACACCAAGGATATGAAGGCCCATGCACAGTCAATGGAGTCTGTTGCACGTACAAACATGGAGTCAACAGACAGGAAGGTTTCGGAGATTCTCGAGGTATTGCAGAAGGCTATTGAGGATAGCAACAGCGTAAAGCAGGTCAATTCACTTACCAATGATATTTTAAACATTGCAAGTCAGACCAATCTGCTGGCATTAAATGCTTCTATTGAGGCAGCAAGGGCAGGAGAGGCAGGCAGAGGTTTTGCGGTTGTAGCCAGTGAGATCAGCCAGCTTGCTGCAGCCAGCCAGGAGGCAGCCAACAATATCCAGCGTATCAATGCGGTAGTTACCAATTCGGTTAACAATCTTTCTGACAACGCCAATGGTCTTGTCAGCTATATTAATGATTCGATTCTTCCGGAGTTTGAGAGATTTGTTGAGTCCGGTGTGGAGTACAACGACAAGGCTTCATTCATTGAGGGTACCATGACTGATTTCAAGGAGAAGACTGATTCACTGAAGCAGTCCATGCTTGAGATTTCTTCTTCAATCAACACCATATCACATGCTATAAATGAGGGTGTGAACGGAGTGGTTTCAGCGGCTGACAGTACACAGCTTATTGTTGAGGATATGGACAATATCTCACACAAGATGGATGAAAACTATGAGATTGCAGATTCGCTGAAAAAAGAAACATCAATCTTTATCAAGCTTGATTAG